The Synchiropus splendidus isolate RoL2022-P1 chromosome 1, RoL_Sspl_1.0, whole genome shotgun sequence genome includes a window with the following:
- the LOC128749166 gene encoding ribonuclease inhibitor-like: protein MDLKDAGVELLSAGLKSPHCHLETLSLSDCRLSERSGSLLSSVLSSPSSSLTQLDLSDNRDLEDAGVELLSAGLKSPHCHLETLSLRRCMISERGCASLASALTSNPSHLRELDLSYNHPGGPGLELLSAGLRSPDWRLETLRLDDCGPERLKI from the exons atggacctgaaggatgcaggagtggagctgctgtctgctggactgaagagtccacactgtcacctggagactctcag cctgagcgactgtcgactgtcagagagaagtggttcccttctgtcctcagtcctcagctctccgtcctctagtctgacacaactggacctgagtgacaacAGGGACCtggaggatgcaggagtggagctgctgtctgctggactgaagagtccacactgtcacctggagactctcag tctgagAAGGTGcatgatctcagagagaggctgtgcttctctggcctcggctctgacctctaacccctcccacctgagagagctggacctgagctacaaccatccaggaggaccaggactggagctgctgtctgctggactgaggagtccagactggaggctggagactctcag gctggacgaCTGTGGACCAGAGAGGTTAAAGATCTGA